One Mercurialis annua linkage group LG3, ddMerAnnu1.2, whole genome shotgun sequence DNA window includes the following coding sequences:
- the LOC126673914 gene encoding pre-mRNA-splicing factor ATP-dependent RNA helicase DEAH1, with protein MLDFDFMDPPSNESLLKALELLFALGALNSKGELTKLGRSMAEFPLDPKLSKALIASEKYGCSEEIMTIAAMLSVGNAIFYRPKDKHVLADNAKKSFEYGDVGDHIALLRVYNSWEESSFSSLWCYEHFVQFKSMNRARDIREQLKGLTVRAGINLKSNSSDLKAIKKSIISGFFPHIATFQASGSYRTLRSPQIVDIHPNSGLARAIPQPKWIVYHELVLTGKKYMRQVTEAKPEWLLEIAPHYFDRTEVKESALNKHKKHLGA; from the coding sequence ATGCTGGACTTTGATTTTATGGATCCTCCGTCCAACGAGTCTCTTCTGAAAGCACTCGAACTTCTTTTTGCTCTGGGTGCTCTGAACAGTAAGGGTGAGCTCACTAAGCTTGGGAGGTCAATGGCCGAGTTTCCACTGGATCCAAAACTCTCCAAAGCACTTATTGCTTCTGAAAAGTACGGATGCTCGGAGGAGATAATGACAATTGCTGCAATGCTTTCTGTTGGAAATGCAATATTTTATCGTCCCAAGGATAAGCATGTACTGGCAGATAACGCAAAGAAGAGCTTTGAATATGGGGATGTTGGCGACCACATTGCTCTTTTAAGAGTGTATAATTCTTGGGAGGAGTCAAGCTTCTCTAGTCTCTGGTGTTATGAACACTTCGTCCAATTCAAAAGCATGAACCGAGCAAGAGACATACGAGAGCAGTTGAAAGGGCTAACGGTGAGAGCTGGAATTAACCTGAAATCGAATTCGAGCGACTTGAAAGCAATAAAAAAGTCTATAATCTCAGGTTTTTTCCCTCACATTGCAACTTTTCAGGCTTCCGGATCCTACAGAACTTTAAGAAGTCCTCAGATTGTTGATATACACCCGAATTCAGGATTGGCTAGGGCAATCCCACAACCTAAGTGGATTGTTTACCATGAGCTGGTACTTACAGGAAAAAAGTATATGCGACAAGTAACTGAAGCAAAACCAGAGTGGTTATTGGAGATAGCTCCTCACTACTTTGACAGGACAGAAGTTAAAGAGTCAGCCCTGAATAAGCACAAGAAGCACCTTGGTGCATGA
- the LOC126673913 gene encoding pre-mRNA-splicing factor ATP-dependent RNA helicase DEAH1-like isoform X1, translated as MDFDSSLKQYVSDKLISVFGYSHPTAVLYVIALCKQAATPADIIRKLLELGTSSSNLIHDFAFELFDKLPHRNPTLNLPRPEQNETELVNQAKPRRNYRLIKAESDNDDDDDDDAKSRVKEPIFTKRKVDDNCDDVDALRVRSRQGYLKKRVKTKLEEIQDELDDEIVCFDDVKLSERETSLIKRKKEVREIVNKGGYYDGVDCEDRYRIPEVYDDQRGRVDQKKRFSVASQRETDGFEKQESWEVYQSRKGMMRFGSKDRKRECDEYQLLFDRIYTLEDQLPDQSVADMEIEVDVSNDFEENRKALPIFQHKEELLKLIRENQVLVIVGETGSGKTTQIPQYLHEAGYTKNGRIGCTQPRRVAAMSVASRVSSEMGVKLGHEVGYSIRFEDCTSEKTVLKYMTDGMLLREFMVEPDLKSYSVIMVDEAHERTISTDVIFGLVKDLARFRSDLKLLITSATLEAGKFSKYFDDAFIFRIPGRQHPVDILYKQPVKTYLEEAIAAVFHVHVSQPRGDILVFLTGQEDIESAEDTLKQMVRHYGSKIAELVICPIFANLPTELQAKIFNPTPKGARKVVLATNIAETSLTINGIR; from the exons ATGGATTTTGATTCATCCTTAAAACAATACGTTTCAGACAAATTAATTTCGGTTTTTGGGTATTCTCACCCAACAGCAGTACTCTACGTGATCGCATTGTGCAAGCAAGCCGCAACTCCGGCCGACATCATCCGTAAGCTTCTCGAATTGGGTACGTCTTCTTCAAATTTAATTCATGATTTTGCATTTGAACTGTTTGATAAATTGCCTCATAGAAACCCTACTTTAAATTTGCCTAGACCTGAGCAGAATGAGACAGAGTTGGTTAATCAAGCCAAACCCCGTAGGAATTATCGGCTAATCAAGGCTGAATCTGACAATGAtgacgatgatgatgatgatgcgAAGAGTCGGGTTAAAGAACCGATATTTACAAAGAGGAAAGTTGATGATAATTGTGATGATGTTGATGCTTTGAGAGTGAGATCAAGGCAGGGGTATTTAAAGAAACGGGTGAAAACGAAATTGGAGGAGATTCAAGATGAGTTAGATGATGAAATTGTTTGTTTTGATGATGTGAAGTTGAGTGAGAGAGAGACTTCGCTGATTAAACGGAAAAAAGAGGTGCGTGAGATTGTGAACAAAGGGGGTTATTATGATGGGGTTGATTGTGAGGATCGGTATAGGATTCCGGAGGTTTATGATGATCAACGAGGGCGTGTTGATCAGAAGAAGAGGTTTTCTGTTGCTTCACAGCGTGAGACGGATGGGTTTGAAAAGCAGGAGTCGTGGGAGGTGTATCAGAGCCGTAAGGGGATGATGAGGTTTGGTTCGAAAGATAGGAAGAGGGAATGTGATGAATATCAGCTTTTGTTTGATCGAATTTATACTCTTGAGGACCAATTGCCTGATCAATCAGTAGCTGATATGGAGATTGAAGTTGATgtatcaaatgattttgaagAGAATAGGAAGGCATTGCCTATTTTTCAGCATAAGGAagaacttttgaaattaattcgAGAGAATCAGGTTCTGGTAATTGTAGGAGAGACTGGGTCTGGGAAAACTACCCAGATACCTCAGTATCTTCATGAGGCAGGATACACAAAGAATGGTCGAATTGGCTGTACACAGCCACGGAGGGTTGCTGCAATGAGTGTGGCTTCTAGGGTATCTAGTGAAATGGGAGTGAAACTTGGGCATGAGGTTGGGTATAGCATTAGATTTGAGGATTGCACATCGGAGAAGactgttttaaaatatatgacaGATGGCATGCTGTTGCGAGAGTTTATGGTGGAACCAGACCTGAAAAGTTATAGTGTGATTATGGTAGATGAGGCACATGAGAGAACAATTTCCACTGACGTTATTTTTGGTTTAGTGAAAGACTTGGCAAGATTTCGAAGTGACCTCAAGTTGCTAATCACTAGTGCAACTCTTGAGGCAGGAAAGTTCTCTAAATATTTCGatgatgcttttatttttagaattccAGGAAGGCAGCATCCTGTTGATATATTGTACAAGCAACCGGTAAAGACATACTTGGAGGAAGCTATTGCTGCTGTTTTTCATGTACATGTGTCTCAACCACGAGGTGATATTTTGGTGTTCCTCACTGGACAGGAAGATATTGAAAGCGCAGAGGATACTTTGAAACAAATGGTGAGACATTATGGAAGTAAAATTGCTGAGCTCGTGATATGTCCAATATTTGCTAACCTTCCCACTGAGCTGCAGGCTAAGATTTTCAATCCTACTCCCAAAGGGGCACGCAAGGTTGTCTTGGCAACCAACATTGCTGAAACTTCTCTAACAATCAACGGAATAAG ATAA
- the LOC126673913 gene encoding pre-mRNA-splicing factor ATP-dependent RNA helicase DEAH1-like isoform X2 codes for MDFDSSLKQYVSDKLISVFGYSHPTAVLYVIALCKQAATPADIIRKLLELGTSSSNLIHDFAFELFDKLPHRNPTLNLPRPEQNETELVNQAKPRRNYRLIKAESDNDDDDDDDAKSRVKEPIFTKRKVDDNCDDVDALRVRSRQGYLKKRVKTKLEEIQDELDDEIVCFDDVKLSERETSLIKRKKEVREIVNKGGYYDGVDCEDRYRIPEVYDDQRGRVDQKKRFSVASQRETDGFEKQESWEVYQSRKGMMRFGSKDRKRECDEYQLLFDRIYTLEDQLPDQSVADMEIEVDVSNDFEENRKALPIFQHKEELLKLIRENQVLVIVGETGSGKTTQIPQYLHEAGYTKNGRIGCTQPRRVAAMSVASRVSSEMGVKLGHEVGYSIRFEDCTSEKTVLKYMTDGMLLREFMVEPDLKSYSVIMVDEAHERTISTDVIFGLVKDLARFRSDLKLLITSATLEAGKFSKYFDDAFIFRIPGRQHPVDILYKQPVKTYLEEAIAAVFHVHVSQPRGDILVFLTGQEDIESAEDTLKQMAKIFNPTPKGARKVVLATNIAETSLTINGIR; via the exons ATGGATTTTGATTCATCCTTAAAACAATACGTTTCAGACAAATTAATTTCGGTTTTTGGGTATTCTCACCCAACAGCAGTACTCTACGTGATCGCATTGTGCAAGCAAGCCGCAACTCCGGCCGACATCATCCGTAAGCTTCTCGAATTGGGTACGTCTTCTTCAAATTTAATTCATGATTTTGCATTTGAACTGTTTGATAAATTGCCTCATAGAAACCCTACTTTAAATTTGCCTAGACCTGAGCAGAATGAGACAGAGTTGGTTAATCAAGCCAAACCCCGTAGGAATTATCGGCTAATCAAGGCTGAATCTGACAATGAtgacgatgatgatgatgatgcgAAGAGTCGGGTTAAAGAACCGATATTTACAAAGAGGAAAGTTGATGATAATTGTGATGATGTTGATGCTTTGAGAGTGAGATCAAGGCAGGGGTATTTAAAGAAACGGGTGAAAACGAAATTGGAGGAGATTCAAGATGAGTTAGATGATGAAATTGTTTGTTTTGATGATGTGAAGTTGAGTGAGAGAGAGACTTCGCTGATTAAACGGAAAAAAGAGGTGCGTGAGATTGTGAACAAAGGGGGTTATTATGATGGGGTTGATTGTGAGGATCGGTATAGGATTCCGGAGGTTTATGATGATCAACGAGGGCGTGTTGATCAGAAGAAGAGGTTTTCTGTTGCTTCACAGCGTGAGACGGATGGGTTTGAAAAGCAGGAGTCGTGGGAGGTGTATCAGAGCCGTAAGGGGATGATGAGGTTTGGTTCGAAAGATAGGAAGAGGGAATGTGATGAATATCAGCTTTTGTTTGATCGAATTTATACTCTTGAGGACCAATTGCCTGATCAATCAGTAGCTGATATGGAGATTGAAGTTGATgtatcaaatgattttgaagAGAATAGGAAGGCATTGCCTATTTTTCAGCATAAGGAagaacttttgaaattaattcgAGAGAATCAGGTTCTGGTAATTGTAGGAGAGACTGGGTCTGGGAAAACTACCCAGATACCTCAGTATCTTCATGAGGCAGGATACACAAAGAATGGTCGAATTGGCTGTACACAGCCACGGAGGGTTGCTGCAATGAGTGTGGCTTCTAGGGTATCTAGTGAAATGGGAGTGAAACTTGGGCATGAGGTTGGGTATAGCATTAGATTTGAGGATTGCACATCGGAGAAGactgttttaaaatatatgacaGATGGCATGCTGTTGCGAGAGTTTATGGTGGAACCAGACCTGAAAAGTTATAGTGTGATTATGGTAGATGAGGCACATGAGAGAACAATTTCCACTGACGTTATTTTTGGTTTAGTGAAAGACTTGGCAAGATTTCGAAGTGACCTCAAGTTGCTAATCACTAGTGCAACTCTTGAGGCAGGAAAGTTCTCTAAATATTTCGatgatgcttttatttttagaattccAGGAAGGCAGCATCCTGTTGATATATTGTACAAGCAACCGGTAAAGACATACTTGGAGGAAGCTATTGCTGCTGTTTTTCATGTACATGTGTCTCAACCACGAGGTGATATTTTGGTGTTCCTCACTGGACAGGAAGATATTGAAAGCGCAGAGGATACTTTGAAACAAATG GCTAAGATTTTCAATCCTACTCCCAAAGGGGCACGCAAGGTTGTCTTGGCAACCAACATTGCTGAAACTTCTCTAACAATCAACGGAATAAG ATAA